A genomic stretch from Falco naumanni isolate bFalNau1 chromosome 6, bFalNau1.pat, whole genome shotgun sequence includes:
- the ACTR2 gene encoding actin-related protein 2 isoform X2 produces the protein MVGDEASELRSMLEVNYPMENGIVRNWDDMKHLWDYTFGPEKLNIDTKNCKILLTEPPMNPTKNREKIVEVMFETYQFSGVYVAIQAVLTLYAQGLLTGVVVDSGDGVTHICPVYEGFSLPHLTRRLDIAGRDITRYLIKLLLLRGYAFNHSADFETVRMIKEKLCYVGYNIEQEQKLALETTVLVESYTLPDGRIIKVGGERFEAPEALFQPHLINVEGVGVAELLFNTIQAADIDTRSEFYKHIVLSGGSTMYPGLPSRLERELKQLYLERVLKGDVEKLSKFKIRIEDPPRRKHMVFLGGAVLADIMKDKDNFWMTRQEYQEKGVRVLEKLGVTVR, from the exons ATGGTTGGTGATGAAGCAAGTGAATTACGCTCGATGCTGGAAGTAAATTATCCAATGGAGAATGGCATAGTTCGGAACTGGGATGATATGAAGCACCTCTGGGATTACACGTTTGGACCAGAAAAACTTAATATCGACacaaaaaattgtaaaatactGCTCACAGAACCTCCCATGAATCCAACTAAAAACAGGGAGAAGATAGTGGAG GTTATGTTTGAGACATACCAGTTTTCTGGGGTGTATGTAGCCATTCAGGCTGTTCTTACTTTGTATGCTCAAG GCTTGTTGACTGGTGTTGTTGTGGACTCTGGAGATGGTGTAACTCATATTTGCCCAGTTTATGAAGGCTTCTCTCTCCCTCATCTCACCAGGCGGTTAGATATCGCTGGGAGGGACATCACTAGGTACCTCATTAAG CTCCTCTTGCTGCGAGGATATGCTTTCAACCACTCTGCTGATTTCGAGACTGTTCGCATGATCAAGGAAAAGCTATGTTATGTGGGCTACAACATTGAACAGGAACAGAAACTGGCGTTAGAGACCACAGTACTAGTTGAATCCTACACG CTCCCAGATGGCAGGATTATCAAAGTCGGTGGAGAACGGTTTGAGGCACCGGAGGCTCTCTTCCAGCCTCACTTAATCAATGTCGAGGGGGTTGGTGTGGCTGAATTGCTGTTCAACACCATCCAGGCTGCTGACATAGACACCAG atctGAATTCTACAAGCACATTGTGCTGTCTGGAGGGTCCACCATGTACCCCGGGCTGCCTTCGCGACTGGAGCGGGAACTTAAACAGCTCTACCTGGAGCGAGTGCTGAAAGGAGATGTGGAGAAGCTTTCG AAATTTAAAATCCGAATTGAAGATCCACCTCGTCGAAAGCACATGGTGTTTTTGGGTGGCGCAGTTCTAGCGGACATCATGAAAGACAAAGACAACTTCTGGATGACCCGACAAGAATACCAAGAAAAGGGAGTGCGTGTGCTGGAGAAGCTTGGTGTGACTGTTCGATAA